The Montipora foliosa isolate CH-2021 chromosome 10, ASM3666993v2, whole genome shotgun sequence genomic sequence CTACATGTCATTTAACATGTGAGTTTACACCTTGAACTTATCAATCATAAAACTGCTGTAACAGTGCTGCATTGTGTATGAAATATATCTGTCTGATTTCGTGGCCACTAGGTTTTTGCCCGGCACCAGGCACAGCCCAGCCCCAGGCCAGTCCAGTGACCAAAAAAGTGAGGAGCTTGGCGTCTTGGTTGGTACAGCTGGATAGCCCAGGGACTGCCCTAACAGTGGGTGGGTGGATCAGGCCTGGGGGCAAAACTAGTGGGGTAGGGAgggggctgtttttgacacgaCCCATCCAATAAGCAACAGTGTTCACTAAAGGCTTTGACTGGCAACTACCTTGTTCTTACTTTGCCCTTGCCAGCTGAATTAGGCCTCTGCTGAGAGCGATTATCAGGATAATTGCAGAGCTCAGTGGGGGTGGCAGACAGTCACCCAGTGTCCTGGGTGGTATATCAAAGTCGTGGTACCAAGGGCGCACTTAGCATAGGACCTGTAGTGACTCACTGAAGCCATGTTTACATAAATTCAGTCAGATATATagatatatctatatatatacataatttGCAATGAAGTTCTCTTGCCAGGAGAGGGGGTCTAGATCCTGCCTGCTTCCCAACTCCTTTAACGGAACCTCCCTAGCGGTTTCGCAGTGGAAATTAAGGATGGACACTTATGGTTGGGTGTCGATCCAACCATCTCATCCAAAACAAGCCATTATACAGACCGCTTTCGATTTAATCTCTTCTTCAGCGGAGTTTTACAGTTTCAGCTTGTCCGTTCGCTTACGCGCCATTGGACTTAATGCATTAACTCGTTATCCACAGTCATTTATATAAACTGTGCGATTAAACAATTATATCTATTACGTCAGTGTGACATCGATAATTTGACAAACAAGCAGTTTAAGTTTCAAACGAAATGatgtttcattaaaataaatgtcTCCATTCTGTCCCTTAGATAACGAGAGAAAGATATTCTGATTGCTCttttttggataataaataattgtgtTAGAAATGTTGGAAAAGTTAAACCCCAGACATGGACACCATAAGTGAGGAAAAGATAGATAAGAGAGTAATAAAGCATGACAAGAATATGTTTGCTGACATAATATCTCACTTTTGACAAGATACCAACagtttttgatagtttcaaacaaAGCTCATTAATATGACTTTTCCATGTTAAGTTGGAGTCAAAGGTTATGCCTAAGTACTTAGTAGAGTCAACTTGTTTAATAAGttcatcatcaattttaatCCTTAATGACTGATTAGGTTTGAGTTTACTGGAATGAAATCgaataaaattagttttagagATACTGCATGTAAGTGCTAATCGATTACATTTCACCCATTCGGCAACAGATCTTAGTTCATGATTTAGGGTTGCTTCAAGGTGCCTAAGGTTTTTGctagaaaaataaatgttagtatcatcagcaaatagatgaAATGTTAGTAAGCAAGAAGTATTGGGcaaatcatttacatataataagAATAAAAGGGGTCCTAGAATagatccttgtggaacaccacaaGTCACTGGTAaggaaattgttttctttgagataagaaacatttcaaccaatcaagcaCAACACCTCTTATTCCATAGTGGTTAAGTTTAGTTAATAGGATTGTGtgattaacagtatcaaatgcttttttcaAGTCTATAAATATACCACAACCAAATTCAATATTATCAATGGACTGGCGAATAGATTCAGTAATGGAAATAAGAGCATGGGTAGTCAAACATTTTTCTCTGAAGCCAAACTGAAGTGGATAAAGTATTTTCAATTCCTCCAAATAACTGTACAGGCGATGATACATagctttttcaaataatttactGAAGTCGGAAAGAACagaaattggtctataattgTCTATGTCAAATCTTGAGccctttttaaaaacaggagtAATCCtcgctaattttaatttttcaggaAAATTACCACTAGCAAAGGAATCATTAACTAAAAATGGAAGAGGCTCGGATATATAGTCCctaacagttttcaaaatggtAACAGGTACACTGTATGGGCCACAAGACTTGCTAGCATCCATCTTACCAATAAAAGTCCAAATTTCATGTGAAGTGACTGGGGATAAAAAAATTGATCCTGAATAGTTACCCCTAAGGTAGCATAAGGGGCTATGACTTGCCTGGGGGATTCCCTTCTCCGTAGCCTTACCAACATTAGCAAAAAAGTTATTAAAGATGTTAGCAATGTCATTAGGGTTATCAACAGACTTATTATTACTTAAAATGGAGGTTATGTAACTGTTTTTACATTTACCAACATTTATGATTGACCTAATACCAGACCACAGTTTTTGCATATTAtacttatttaaagaaaaatattgaTTAAAATATGTGGATTTACTATCTTTCAGATCTTTAACAACCCTATTTCTAAATTTCTTATGGAGATAATGAAGGTTAGGATCTGGTTGTTTACTTTTAAGTAATTTGGAATAAAGCTTATCTTTATACTTCATTTTAGCAAAGATTTCTCTGGTAATCCAAGGTTTGGAGGATATTTTAACCTCCTTCTTGGAAAGCCTCTTATaaggtacactgtacatgtttcTTGCAAACAGAATCGATTTGGTCATAAAAAAGATCAAACTTACCATTAGTGTTCAAATTACAATTGTAAATGGAAGAGAAATCAAGGTGAGATACTTCATCAACAAACGTTTCCTCACAGAAATGAGAATAGTCATGTTTGTAGTAGTTTAAAGAGGCACAATTAACTTTACGGTCTTCAATGATCAGAAACTGGGGGAAATGATCAGAAATCTTGGTGACAAGGTTTCCACCAAGAGCATTAAAGTTGAATGTGTTGgcaaaaatgttgtcaattAAAGTGGCACTTCTATCTGTTACATGGGTAGGTTGGAGAATATAAGGCAATAAATAATTAGAGTTCATTATATTCAGAAAAGTGTCAGAAGCAGGATGGTTTACGCAATTTAGTAGGTTAATATTAAAATACCCTAGTATAAATatattcttgttttctcttaCTAAGTTATGCAGTACAGTCTCAATATGTTCAGTGAATCTTTCAGGAGAGGACGAAGGGTGCCTATAGGCACAACAGCACAGAGTATTTTttgatttaatatttttcaTCTCAATCCAAACAGTTTCAAATTCCTCATCGGTTACACTAAGGTCAGTTCTTTTGACAGCATTCAATGATTTGCTGGTATAAAGAGCAACACCACCTGCAGCTGAGCTGGAAGGCTGTGAATGCAGACTATAGCCATGCAAAGCATGGTTCATTTTGAATCCTCTTAagacattttctcttgtttcacTGACTCCTATAACTTGAAAGGGGAAACCTAATAAATCAAGAGTAGCATGCAAGTCATCCAAGTGAGCATCCAAAGTGTTAAGGTTGACAAGAAATAAGAAGAAATATGACTTGTTTGATGATAAAGTCATTTTTTCGAAATCAtggaaataataatacttaGAGTTTATAGGATTAGGTATGTTATTATCTATGTCAGAATTATCAAGGTAAGGTATACCAGAAATTTTAGACAATACATCAAGCGAAGGCAGGAATTCAAGATGAGATGGTATTCTGCAGTTCATAAggttatgtacatgtagttcagaATCATCAACAGAGGAAAAAGGAAATATGGAGGCAATACAATGTTTACAATACCATACCTCATTACTTGATTGTAAAAGACAAAAATCATTCAAAGATAATCCATTACATTTGTAGTGAATCCAGTGAAAGCAGCTATCTCAACGTATAGCCTTATCATTCCTGTTCACAGGTCTGGAACAAATTCCACATGTACACTTGTGTTTGGTGGTAGTAATGTTACTCATTTAGCCCATTTAGATACTACGACTACCGGGAGAATAACTGGCACCAGATGGTCTGTCCTTGATGACCAGTTTATCATAGGAAAAGTAAGCAATCTTGCCCTCCTCCTTTGCTCGttttaattttggaagaagttctCTTCGCTTCGCCATTGTTTCCTCAGCAAGATCTTCATAAATAATATGGATTCCATGAGGCTTGATTCTTCTAGCTGCTTTAAGAATCGCCTCTCTTTCCTTCCAATCATAGAGCTTACATACAACTGTTCTCGGTTTTGGTGTTCCATCTGGTTTCTTGCCTTTTCCGGTTCGATGTTCACGCTGAATTGCAGGAGGTGAGTCCATTTGCAGCTTCTCAGTAAACATCTCCTTCACTTTGCCTTCCGTGTTCTCCCAACTTTCGCCCGACTCTTCTACTATGCCTTCAATACGGACGTTATTTCTACGACTTTGATTTTCGAGGTAAGTCGCTTTCTCGAGCTGCTTTGCGCCAAGTGTTTGGAGCTTGGTGATCTCCTCAACCGCCAATTGTAAATTCGTATCAAGCAAAGTAATCTGCGTTGTGTGTTTTTCAATATCATTCTGGCTGAATTCAAGACTTGCTTTCAGGTCTGCAATTTTAGTCACTAGATCATCGACCCTCTTAGTTAGATTTGCCGCAATGGATTCCACGAAGTTCATGAACGTACGCTCTTGTGATTGCAGAAGCTCTCGGATAACACTAACCGAAGCGAACTCGGCATCTTCGCACCCTTCCACTGTTTCAGCAGAACTCAGTTTCGAACTAGATTTACTTTTGTTGGGCATGATTGTAGAAAGTGGAAGCAAAATGACGATAGCGTAGAAGAAATATCAAACTAAAACACACAAGAATATCGAAAAGATCGCTAGATAGTGGGGTCCGAAAAAAACACGTCCGCCATTCCCACTATATCTATAGATATAGCtatttggcattacaaagcttttgagcactctactgggatgagtcattgccgcgagcaattgcgcatgctcactagctcgctagtttgagcactctggcatggcttagatgtaccacatgtgtgggacatttggggtggctttataagcttaacctccatcccagacatcagcactgcactgatgaacCCAAAAGCCCATCATAGCACGTTTCATACCAGATTTGTGGTAGACCAattggctttttcttttttttgttggaccCTTTCCTAAGTACCTGCCGGGAGGGAACGGCATGGGTCCTACCCTAAATTGTTTTCGGTATGTCTCAGCCTACGCCTGCATCTCCTCTGTGGTCTGATATTGTTGAGAATACGACTGTGCCTTCCTCTGTCTCTGGAGCTGGCCAATCTGATTCGCCATCCCACATGGATACCAGTCCTGGTGGCTCTTATGCTGATAGAGTGACTCTTGGTGCTGCTGATTCTCGTCCAAAAGTTTCCAGTGTAGCTCCGCATCACAGGTCTTATCTGCCTTCTTTTGAAAGAgagcattttgatgttttgaatgtcaTGCCTGATCGTCCTGCTTCTGCATACATGTACTTCACACTCCCTGACAGCTCAGTTACGACTAAGCAAATCTTTGATAGCTTGGTGAGAGATGGCTTTCCTCCAACGTCAGTCCGTTGTCTTCAGAGATCCCAGAATGGGTCAGTGGTCCTCACCTTCACGAAAGAGGAGATCCGAAACAAATTTTTAGAGCAGTcgtctttctttgttggaaaccaGCCTCATGCAGCTCATCTTGCAGGCAGAGCCTTGTCTTATGTTGTTGTGTACGACACTCCTTTTGAGTTACCTTACTCGGCCTTGACCTTCCGTTTGTCGAAGTATGGCACTGTTTACTCCCAGCGTCGCTCCTCCGTCCAGGGCTTCCCCCAGGTCCAGAATGGTATCCGTACTCTTCGCATGTGTATCGATGACCCCATCCCGTCATACCTTCGTTTTGGCAAGTACCCTGTTCGTGTCCAGTACGAAGGCCAGGTAAAGACCTGTAGAAGATGCAACGAGCCAAGTCATTTAGCCCAAGAGTGTCGTCAGATGCTCTGCTTTAACTGTGAAGTGATTGGCCATCATGCCCGTGATTGTCCTGCTGGGGTTCAATGCTGTATTTGTAAAGAACCTGGCCACATGGCCATCGACTGCCGCCACTCTTGGTATTTCCGCCCGCTTGTGCATCGTGATGCCATTGATGCTGAGCCCCCGAGCCAGCCTGCTGCTGACCCCCTTCCCGTGGATGTGCCCCCCACTACTCTAGATGCTGAGAATGCTGATTCAGGTGACGTGGATCATGATAGCCCCCCAGTGGAGAATGCAGAGAAAGATTC encodes the following:
- the LOC137972863 gene encoding uncharacterized protein is translated as MPNKSKSSSKLSSAETVEGCEDAEFASVSVIRELLQSQERTFMNFVESIAANLTKRVDDLVTKIADLKASLEFSQNDIEKHTTQITLLDTNLQLAVEEITKLQTLGAKQLEKATYLENQSRRNNVRIEGIVEESGESWENTEGKVKEMFTEKLQMDSPPAIQREHRTGKGKKPDGTPKPRTVVCKLYDWKEREAILKAARRIKPHGIHIIYEDLAEETMAKRRELLPKLKRAKEEGKIAYFSYDKLVIKDRPSGASYSPGSRSI